The Xyrauchen texanus isolate HMW12.3.18 chromosome 33, RBS_HiC_50CHRs, whole genome shotgun sequence region ttgtactgtattttaatttattttatattctaaactgtttcaattattcttattttaatctcttctatgtaaagcactttgaattaccattgtgtatgaaatgtgctatataaataaacttgccttgcctaataTTGATGAAATAATTTAAAGACACATTTAGTTGCTAACATGAACAAATTTCCTCAGTCACATCTGATTAAATTCATAATACACGCCTGAATCAgataacacacacgcacacacacacacacacacacatatatatatatatatatatatatatatatatatatatatatatatatatgtatgaatgagtgagagagagagagagagagagagagagagagagagagagagagagagagagagacagagagagagagagagatctatgATCTATGAGACCTGAGCGACAGTGAAAGatctagacaaacacacacaatgtgatgtggtcaaataaataataataataataataataataattgtatatattgctgttatttatatattactaataatgaTATACTgtccaagagagagagagttgacaAACCATCTGATCATTTCCTCTAGTCTCGGTTTATTTAGGGGCTGTATCCATCATCACAGTAAATTACGACAGACAAAAGGTATTATGGAGCTTACTAGAAATATGCCAGTGAACATTATCAGGGGTAAAGCAGCGATCATTTCATTATTACTTTTTTTCAAACTATACGACACATATTCTCAAAGTAGTTTGTAATTCTACACATGGATGCAAGATCTCTTCCTTTCACAATCGCAGGATACGTTAGCCAAACACGCATGCCTTTAACATAACTCGCTTTCTATCGAATATTTTATGTAATGAAACTGTGattaaagcatcgccatcactcACCCTCTCCTCTGATCATGTGTCTTGAAGAATCTGTCTGAAATCCTCGTGAAAACCCAGGAAAGCGCAGGAGTGTACACGGAGAACAGAAGTCTTTTCCATGTCAGGGGCGCCGCCATGTTTTACAGGAACTTGAATATGAAAACTTTATTTAAAGGAGCACATAGTCATTTTTTTCTTTagtagtagttcacccaaaaattacaattctctcatcatttcctcaccctcatgacatccaagatgtgtatgacttcctctgaacacaaacaaagattttcagacgaatatttcagctctgtaggtccatacaattcaagtgaatggtggcaagaactttaaagtccaaaaagcacataaaggcagcataaaagtaatgcatccaactccagttgttaaatccatatctttagaagtgacattataggtgtgggtaagaaacagatcaatatttaattataaaaaaaataaaaattcaactgAAACtgaatgtttcaaaattactattcctTTTGTTAAGAgcaatttcttttaaaataacagttccccaaaaatttaaattctctcattatttactcaccctcataccatcccagatgtgtatgatttttagaagaatatctcagctctgtaggtccataaaatgcaagttatatatatatatatatatatatatatatatatatatatatatatatatatatatatatatatatatatatatataaaaccatgtCTACTCACATGATATGAAGATTCTATAACttcaactttataaaagctgttttattgtacatgaGAGGGTCCCCTTAATGGGGCTGCCATATTAGAATCGCATGACTAGTTGAATACTACTCTATTTCAGTAACCactctgttattggacactttccctcttggattaaattaatcatggctgactgtgaatagtgaattatATGAACTattgcatctgtaactgaaaaccatTGATTTTGaatgctgcatccacgccactagatgtcagtgtaagtcagagatgacaaacaaaaaaaagtgacTTCTTAAAACATGAAAGGAGCACTTGATGTGTGTTGCTTTGTCTTGTTTTGCGCACTTTCTAGTCTTCAACTGATTTCAGTGCTTTTATCTCTTCCTTTTAAATGTATACACAGCGTTGGCAGAATTATACAATAGGCTACATCCTAGACTTGATCCCTAAATATACAAAGCATTAGgtttaacaatgcaaaaatatccccaatgttgtattttggagtGTAGGATGGTCTACTGCTGTCATCCTCCAATGatgcctttattttttttatttccaaaggcAATGTTTCATGATCCATGCTGAATCCGTGATCTTCGTGTCTGTTTACTATGCATggctaagaaagagagaatgctctctgacaagaacgGAGAGAAAAATGcgtttattattttgccaagatgaaacaagatgccctttttaatgcaaagaaagtTGAAGTAGTATTTTCCCTgctgctttctcctctctgctggTTGAGTACATTTTGTGGAAGATGTGATGAACGGTAAAACAATAATGCGATAAACGGTAAAACTATATGCTCTCAAAACCAATACATTTATTGCCAGCCTATAATATAAATaagcataatgtagtatttttgtatagctaaaatagctggaagtgcCTTATACCAGAAGTGGTCCACATTCAGGGTTAATAATGACAGCACCCTAGttttgctgaaaaataaggtggatagttGGCGTATGGAACATATCCAGCGAGTATGCTATGAATGTGTCAATAATGGAGTAAGCCttgactatactatactatactatactatactatactatactatattatactatactatactatactatactatactatactatactatactagaaACTATACTATAATCGCATATGAATTTGACCACCTTGCCATATAGCCTTGAATTGTTTTGAAACACCTCCTCCCCTCCCCATTGTTCTTCATGAAAGTTCGTGATGACCGTAAATTACTTTAGAATCCAAGACTCTGCACAAATCAATCAATGGATAAATCAAAATGAgtgtaaataaaacagaaataatatGCAACATGTGTGTGGTCAGTGATCATAGTCAAAACACACCGACCGCATTTTTATCCGCAAGGGCAATGCCACTTTTTCACCTTGTGTGAACGGAGAAGGGGGGGAAGAAATCCCGTAAAAAAGGGTCACACTGATTATTTATTGGCAATccgccacgtgtgtgtgtgtgtgtgtgtgtgtgtgtgtggttgcttTACTGGAACACCGAGGGGTGGAGCGTTTTAGAAATATCAGTCAGTACTTTAACTCGATGGCACAAACAGTAGATACCTCTACTACCTCTTACAGACTTTAACACAGCTGATCACTGATCAACTGTTCAACAACTGACATGAAACTGATCTTTATCACTTTAAAAGAGGGTCTATTTTTCATAAACATTTCTGAGAGAATCATACAAGGAACTATGTTTTAAGAAAGGTCCCAGATTTATTCGGATAACGCTTTGAAGGTAAATATAAACGTTTTAATCTTTATTGTAATGCACTCAGCGTTGTTTTATTGTATCGACTAGGGGCAGTTCACTCCGAATACGTCCTTGCGAATAGAACCGAAAGCGAGTGCCACAGGCCGTTTTGAAATGTTTAAGTTCTCCAAGGCAAGACGCAGCGCTACGGTTAAAGACATCTGTCTCGCGCATGTTTACGTAAAAGAAGCATGGACGGACGGAAAaccgcgttcggtgtgaacggctcATTAATATGCACAGTGCTGTCCCGGTGTAATCAACCTTTGGTACGTGCGCTATTGTATAATAGTTTAAAATCTGCTTTATTTCCCCTTTAAATGTGGGCAATTCGAACTAAAACGGTGTCCGTGTAACCTGAATAAGTTGGTGGATTTATTTTCCAGTCAGTGAAGGGGTAGTTACAATGTAACTCGAACCACAGACCGTGTGTCATGAATGAGGAATTGGGTTATTCTCAACGAACTGGAGGACCTCATTCATAACTTGTATTTTAATAGCCCGAGAGAGCGATCGAAGTGTAGCCTATATCGGGTTTACACGGTCGGCGGCAGAACAGTTGGCTTGGACTAAAAATAAAGCTTAGATTGCCAACTAATTAATTTATCTCCAGATAGGACAATTCCATCATTGAAATGGTTAAAGTGTAAACGTGACAAGGAAGGGGGCTGTTTTTAATTGAAGGGCAACACATGTGAGAAACATCAAATCCAGCTACAGTATAAGTACTATAAATGGGGCAAGTTTAAATCTGAGCCATCATAAAGCTGATGTCATTGCAGATGTTGGTAGATGCTGACTTTTTTCCATTTCGTTTTTCCCTCTCTTAGCTGCCTTCCATACCCACTGAGACACCATTTCTTCTGGATGTGGAGGAGACGACAGAGCTCTGGGCGTTGTGTTGGTGCTCTCCGGTGCATGAGCACCCTGGCTGGGACGGCCCGTCGGCCCTGGACCCCGAGCACCAGTGGTTGCCGGGCGGTACAGGGGGTGGGCAGAGCGCCATGGTAACGCACAGTAGGTTTGACAGCGCCATGAGCAGCAGCCCCTTTGAAGGCGGCGTGCGGCTGCCCCCCCACCGGTACAAAACCTTCAGTTCTAGGGCGCAGTATCAGATGGTGCTCACAGCTGCACGCAAACTACAAGAGAGTGGCTTTTACTGGAGCACCGTGAGTGGGAAGGAGGCCAGCGCACTTCTGAGCGCAGAGCCCTCGGGCACCTTCTTAGTGCGTGACAGCTCAGACCACCACCACTTTTTCACACTCAGCGTGAAAACAACTACAGGCACCAAAAACCTGCGCATCCAGTGTGACGCCAGCTCCTTCTTCTTGCAGACAGAACCGCAGAGTAAACAGGCGGTACCGCGTTTTGATTGTGTTCTCAAACTCATCCATCATTACATGCCCTCTACCAATGGGACGGGGACCTCATCCAAGGTCCAGGCTAAAGGGAACAGTGTTGTAGATGGTGGAAGTGCAGGAGATGGGAGTGCATACTTCATTTACTCTGGTGATGAGAAGATCCCTCTGGAGCTACTGCGTCCACTTGCATCCAGCATGTCTAGTTTGCAGCATCTTTGTCGCAAGACTTTAAATGGCCATATTGATGTGTCCACCAAACAGGACCAGCTGCCTCATCCACTCCAAGAGTTCCTAGAGGAGTATGATGCTCCTATCTAGCTATTATTTAGAGCCCCAGATGTGTTTTAGATTAGAAGGGCTACGTGCACAGAAGACGTGCATGCCAGTAAATGCCCGCAATGGTGCAGAATTGCGTAAGTGGAGATTGACTGCGCCTGACCTCGTGTGTCTGTCAGTATTGCAGGCCAGATGTGCCTTCGACCTCTGGATTGTGAACCTTTGGCAGGGTATGCCATTGGAAGGACAGCCTGAGATATGTACTTCTACTTAAGTGGTCGTGGCAAGGATCTGACATCTCAGTTGCTGTTGATAAGAACGGATGCGCAGATCACATTTGTTGTCTCTTTGTATCCTGTTCTGTCTGTCACTGGCCAGTCTCCAAGACAGACTGCTGAAGATAACCACAAGTGATAGTTGATCAGTACAGGAGTTAAGTGTGCTGCTATGGCTACAGTCCAGCTTCTCGCCATTGATCGAGAGAGGCTCCCTCAATCTGTTTTATCAAGCTCAACATTTTTTACTTTCTCCTGGAAGGAAAACATTGGTGTTTGCGATGACGAACACAATTCCACTGCTTCTTGCCAAGCGTAATTGCCTCATAAGTGGGCGTGGGGGTGGCTACTTACCGCTCCCAACTGACACTGCTGTGTCTACTCTGGTGACTGAAAGAAATGGGTCAATACAAGGGACTAGAGTCAAAGAACGCGTGAACCGTATGAACTGGACGAGAGGCCTGTAACTTTGGACAGTTTCAGCCTCTGACCTCCCTTAGCCCTCTCTGGAGAAAACGGCCCCTGAGGACAGCTCAGTGGACTGTTACTTTGTAACTTGACAGGAGCCAAAGCAAATATTAGATTAATTTGTGCTAGGAAAAGGCAGGCAACAACTGAACAACATTTATGATTAAATTCCAAGTAGATATGAACATATACATAAATTGACGTTCATATACTGTGAAACAAATACAAGCACAGTATGTAAAATCTTTCTTAACTGATTTAATGTGGTGTTTGACATGTAGGACTGTGCTTCTCTCATCACACGGAGAGGCATTTGTATTTTGCGCTCATGAAAAATCAGTTATGCTTCAAAACAATGACACAGTGTTTGTTTCACTAGCAGGACTTGACGTCTGCTATTCACTGAATGTATTCTGAGTCTATGGAAGGGCTTACAGTTCCACTTGCagattgtctttttgtttcatattttgtCAAATCAAGGTGTTTACATGTGTGGCCACCAATAGGACAGCATGTTTTCTACTGTCTTTTATAAAGATGTCTCATCTTAATGTCTGGTCTGATGACCTCAGCGCAAGCTTGAAGATCAAAAAACAAAGGcattaaaatagaaaatgcaGCAAGAAACTTtgcacatatttatatttataagatGTTTCCATAATTTATATTAAAGAGCACTATTTTTACAAAACGGATCCCACTGAGTGCCTCGCATTCTTGTTGTCGACTGCAACTTTATTCGCCCAGACCACAGTCTGcatgcacatgttaaaaatgcatgaCTTATATTGGACATTTGCTGTAGAAAGCATTGTTTTCCTTCTGTTGTAGGAACGCACACACGTGAGAAAACCACAACTGCTCTtgttttcaaaaaacatgtctgagACTTACCTtgaggtgtgtgtgagagtgtttacaGGATGTCACTGAGTGCATTCTCTTTTGATCAAAGTTACACCATCTGCCTTTCTCTCCAGactgatcttaaagggatagttcatccaaatatgaaaattaattcCTCAATCACTTGCTCTCATGTTGTTGTTTCTCCATCATGTTCTGTGACTTTTTTCTCCAATGTAACACAAAATGAGCACATtaggcaccattcacttttattttatggaattttctttttatgaaaatgaatggtgaataTCAGTCGTTAACTTTCTACCTAACATTGATTGTCCCAGGTATAAAAGAAACCCATACATGATTGGTACAACTTtgtttttattatgaaaaaaaaagaagaagcataaTAAAAGTAGCAATGTGGCTCGTACAAAATATTCCAAGTCTTAAAAAGTCATACTATAGCTTTGATCAAGGAACAGTCCCAAATTTAAGATTGACAgtcatggtcaccattcactgtcattgtgaaGTGTCAACATTCTTCTATAAAtaactaattttgtgttccatggtagaaagaaagtaattcaggtttggaatgacaagagcatgagattattattatgtatgtgtgcgtgcattattattataagttaTGACATTCATTTAATTGTTAAGTGTAGTATACCCTTAATATCACTAATCCAATTATAAAGtttaaattaaagaaatagttcacccaaaaatgaaaattctcacagtATTTACTCTTTCTTTTTAGTATTTAATTTTTCttacttttgctgaacacaaacaaatatttttagaagaatatatcagctctgtaggtccatacaatgcaagtgaatggtgatcatgcCTCCAAAGTGGAAattaagtcaacataaaagtaatccataggactccagtgttttaatcaatgtcttctgaagcaatcccaTTGGTTTCGGGTAAGAATCttgatttcaaactcgattacacttcctagtacttGACTATGCGCAGGGCGCtcgagcttgaaatcaagatcaccaaggagactgctgccaagatgtacagtgaaaagggtgttatattttggttttatgGATTTATTTATGCTGACTATTTCTCCATTTTggagttctggttaccattcacatgcattgtatggacctacaaagctaagATATTCATGTTTTAACCGTGCGTTCTCTGAACACGCAGTATGTGATTGTGCatagaattatttgcactaattagcgAGTCctcaaggtggcaacactcacagttgcgccgttgctgtcacaaagaagagCTAGAAGATTTAATCActgctaaacaacaggagactaatctgaaaacaacaacagtgcAGGAGGTCAGGaggaaatacctgcatttgtatataaatcaagtctgaaggaatataaaaacATCTTTATGATTCTAAACACTTCATTCGAAGATACATAGTGTAGTCTCTCATAGCAGTAGTACCGTGCATGCACAAACTGCCTGTGTATGTGCGTACAGTCAAATGAAGTACACTTTGAAAGGCTAGCATTCCACTGTTCGCAGTCAGATAATAAGCGTTCAATTCAAAACAGGAGTACTGTATAATTTGGGCTTTATAGTGAGatatttttaattgattaatcCCTCTCTAATTCATTTTCCCTCCATTTAAGTAAAGGCTTTTATCAGCTCTCTGTCCTCTTATTAGATGGTAATTAACACATTGTAAAAGCAGTAACTCACAAACCATTAAATgcctaagtaaaaaaaaaaatcaataagccTTGATAAATTTCCTGAACAAACCCAATACAGGCCGAGACGATAAGATTTCTGACTTGCAGTGCAGACTTTCAATCATGCTAGGACAAAAGCTCTTACACAATTGAAAGATAACCTGAAAAAAGCTTTTTTCATTAAACAGTCCTTTCAGAAGTTCACATTAATTGACTTAGACTGTAGCAGTGTGGTCATATCTATGGATTATTATTTTGACaaaactatatataaaataatagtagGTAATTCAACTATAAAATAAATCCAGACTTGTATAGGGTATACATTAGACAGAGGTATTGAAGCAAGTCACAATCAGCACTGATAGATTTATCTTTAGCTACTTCAGACAGGatgcaaatcaaaagtttttttttatttgcatgcataGTACatgagaagtcaaataatgtATCATTTCAATTTATGTGGAAAAACAATGAGTATGAATGCATGTCTGTAAGTGCAGAAGTACTTAGAGATTACATATCTACAGTTATGtacagtattttattattattgtattatatacagtactgtgcaaacgtcttTGGCACTTAAgacatttcacaaaaacatttgtcttaagatggttatttatatcttcagctttgatgtgtcaataggaaatataaattgtaGACTcttaaacatttcttttgcaaatagaatagattagaataaCAGGgatccctgcaacagatggcatggccccagGGGCGgttttacgatttctgaggccccaagaaTCCGACCAAGCCAGGGcccaattttgaaaatgtttgctgaaaaaaaatcacataaaatgtattttaaataaaaaatttaaaatcatcctatcaaccattgtagccaagtacattcaaaatgtttaatgaaataaaaatcttgttaaagataattaatgcatgtattccagtttttccacagtgataaaaaaatatatatttacctaCTACATGTATTTTTAcgaaacaatattattttttgtgcaaaacctactacttcacccAGCAACATtatggaattcagttgttatttatacattttataaccaaacaattatttattgttgtccagttagTCATTATaacatgatacagtattattattactttgaggatttgttgtacacaatagtaatatattcctgtcttatttactttactttcacctggagtttATATTCTGATGTTGagtctgtattttatgtaagcatggTAGTCAAAGCTCGTATTGTCACAATAAACATACAAGACTCAGCACACTAGAgcggaattttttttttgctgtttatcaTAAAACCCAATCTAGACACAATGCAACAACTGATACAGAATGCAGGTGATCAAGAGTAATGCACagcattttattagtttttcatgatATCCTGGAGACAAGCTTTTCCTTTACTCTAATTCTGCTTGAACATTATGAATTAATTCTACACACATTTGTACCAAAGAGCAACAAGTCGCAAAGAAAAGCCAGTTTAAGGTATAGCTGATACATAGATTTCCTCAGTGGCTTGTTTAGATAATAAGAAACATGTTCAAGATACTGTAAAAACAGCCTACATGAATTATCCACCCTACAATCTCTTCTCATAACTTCACTCCAAGTGGTGTATCCCACCATGCTCTTTTTACGGTATTTGGGAAGTCTCCGCCTTTTCTTCCCACTCTTTCGGGCCTTACTCCTTCTTTTCCTCCCTCCCTTGTGTTTTCAAAACAAAAGCTGCAGTCAGCAACTCTATGCCCCATTTGGTCGGAGCCAACGCCCGTCAAACACAAAGACCCAGGGTGCAGAAAAGTTCCTGATAACAATCCACCCAAAAcaactgtatttattttcatttattttaataattttttcacacATTATATGAATAAACAGACAGACCTGCATAGTAAGCATGCGGTAAGCACCCCAACCTATGAGAAAATATgtgtgtgcagaaaagtgaaAATACAGTCACAGCAATTGTCTACAGGATGTTTATGTTTTACAGCCATCAAATCAGCTTCAGTTGAGGCTTTACAGTAAATCACACCTGTGacctctctctcccttttctgtctacttctgattggcttactGTAAGTAACCCTGGGGAAGGAATACTCGCCTAAGCTGCTCCCTGAGTTTGCACTCTGCATGTCTAGATATGCTTATGTTACTGCTTCCCTGAATTTTGCAAATATACTGTAAGCCTGGATATGTTGATACTCCTGAAGACTAccaaggacagttcggactgctgagaggattattggttgccccttgccctcccttcaagaactattaACTTCCTGATTGAGAAAATAGGCTGGAAAAataactctggaccccactcaacctgcccactacctttttgaactgttgccttctggccaacgcttcagagctctgagcaccagaaccttcAGGCACAGGACAGTTTTTCCCCCCAGGCTAtcaatctcatgaacagttaaaactgccccattgagcaataattatgagCAATTCACTgcctagtctttttatatttatcattattacattcccttgcactgtatagaacagatttgtctgtgtgtgtgtgtgtatatatgtatgtgtatgtatgtatatatgtaggtatgtatgtatatgtatacatattgttgtgcactggaagctcctgtcaccaaggcaaattccttgtatgtgtaagcatacctggcaataaagctgattctgagtAGGACGCAGAT contains the following coding sequences:
- the socs3b gene encoding suppressor of cytokine signaling 3b, whose product is MVTHSRFDSAMSSSPFEGGVRLPPHRYKTFSSRAQYQMVLTAARKLQESGFYWSTVSGKEASALLSAEPSGTFLVRDSSDHHHFFTLSVKTTTGTKNLRIQCDASSFFLQTEPQSKQAVPRFDCVLKLIHHYMPSTNGTGTSSKVQAKGNSVVDGGSAGDGSAYFIYSGDEKIPLELLRPLASSMSSLQHLCRKTLNGHIDVSTKQDQLPHPLQEFLEEYDAPI